One Opisthocomus hoazin isolate bOpiHoa1 chromosome 25, bOpiHoa1.hap1, whole genome shotgun sequence DNA window includes the following coding sequences:
- the LOC142364105 gene encoding lysozyme C-like, producing the protein MRNSMLFFGFLLAFLSLAVPGTEGEIISRCELVKILREHGFEGFEGTTIADWICLVQHESDYNTEAYNNNGPSRDYGIFQINSKYWCNDGKTSGAVDGCHISCSELMTNDLEDDIKCAKKIARDAHGLTPWYGWKNHCEGRDLSSYVKGC; encoded by the exons ATGAGAAACTCAATGCTCTTCTTCGGCTTTCTTCTGGCCTTCCTCAGCCTGGCTGTGCCAGGCACTGAGGGAGAAATCATCTCCCGATGTGAGTTGGTGAAGATCCTGCGTGAGCATGGCTTTGAGGGCTTCGAGGGCACAACCATAGCTGACT GGATCTGCCTGGTGCAACACGAGAGCGATTACAACACCGAAGCGTATAACAACAATGGTCCAAGCAGGGACTACGGGATCTTTCAGATCAACAGCAAGTACTGGTGTAATGATGGCAAGACCAGTGGAGCCGTCGACGGCTGCCACATCAGTTGCTCAG AGCTTATGACAAATGATCTTGAGGATGATATTAAGTGTGCCAAGAAGATTGCTAGAGATGCTCACGGCCTCACTCCCTG GTATGGCTGGAAAAACCATTGCGAGGGCAGAGACCTGAGTTCCTACGTCAAGGGCTGCTAA